A window from Candidatus Dormiibacterota bacterium encodes these proteins:
- the trxA gene encoding thioredoxin, producing the protein MAFAQISHTSPKRCLQLKHATRGLWRGGDTAKAMSAINDVTQASFESEVLKNGEPVLVDFWAPWCGPCRMLSPVVEKVSQKFAGKAKFVKVNTDENPSVTGHYGVSGIPCLILFKGGQVVDRIVGYVPENAIVSMLAKHVAA; encoded by the coding sequence CAACTCAAGCATGCTACACGGGGTCTTTGGAGAGGAGGAGATACAGCAAAAGCGATGAGTGCGATAAATGACGTGACGCAGGCGAGCTTCGAGAGCGAGGTGCTCAAGAACGGCGAGCCCGTGCTAGTGGACTTTTGGGCTCCGTGGTGCGGCCCGTGCCGCATGCTCTCGCCCGTCGTCGAGAAGGTCTCGCAGAAGTTCGCCGGCAAGGCGAAGTTCGTCAAGGTGAACACCGACGAAAACCCGAGCGTCACCGGGCATTACGGCGTCTCTGGCATCCCCTGCCTCATCCTCTTCAAAGGCGGCCAAGTCGTCGATCGCATCGTCGGATACGTTCCCGAGAACGCGATCGTCTCGATGCTCGCGAAGCACGTCGCAGCGTAA
- a CDS encoding adenosine deaminase: MTDAFALPKAELHLHIEGTFEPELIFEIAERNRIALPYASVEELRNAYAFTDLQSFLAIYYSGMQVLRAERDFYDLTIAYLRRAVAQGVRHAEIFFDPQAHLSREVAFDVFAGGIVQALCDGERDLGITSHLIMCFLRDLSAESAMETFELALRNREKIVAVGLDSAERGNPPSKFVRVFDRARAEGFLTVAHAGEEGPPEYVTQALDLLKVARVDHGVRCMEDPALVERLRRERVALTVCPLSNVRLHVVPRLEEHPVKRMFDAGLLVTINSDDPAYFGGYVAENYTGVAAALGFTAEALATLARHSFEASFLEEPLRRRYLAEIDRASRSELQDATFP; this comes from the coding sequence ATGACCGATGCATTCGCCTTGCCTAAGGCGGAGCTGCACCTCCATATCGAAGGCACGTTCGAGCCGGAGCTGATCTTCGAGATCGCCGAGCGCAATCGCATTGCGTTGCCGTACGCGAGCGTCGAGGAGCTGCGCAACGCGTACGCCTTCACCGATCTCCAGTCGTTTCTCGCCATCTATTACTCCGGAATGCAGGTGCTCCGCGCCGAGCGCGACTTCTACGATCTGACGATTGCGTACCTGCGGCGTGCCGTCGCGCAGGGCGTGCGCCATGCGGAGATATTTTTCGACCCGCAAGCACACCTCTCGCGCGAGGTCGCGTTCGACGTCTTCGCCGGCGGCATCGTGCAGGCGCTATGCGACGGCGAGCGAGACCTCGGCATCACGTCGCATCTCATCATGTGCTTCTTGCGCGATCTCTCTGCGGAGTCGGCGATGGAGACGTTCGAGCTCGCGCTTCGTAACCGAGAGAAGATCGTCGCCGTCGGCCTCGATTCCGCCGAACGTGGGAACCCGCCCTCGAAGTTCGTGCGCGTCTTCGATCGCGCGCGCGCGGAGGGTTTCCTGACCGTCGCGCATGCGGGCGAAGAGGGACCGCCCGAGTACGTTACGCAGGCGCTCGATCTCTTGAAGGTGGCGCGCGTCGATCACGGCGTGCGGTGCATGGAGGACCCGGCGCTTGTGGAGCGGCTCCGGCGGGAGCGCGTCGCGCTCACGGTCTGCCCGCTTTCCAACGTGCGGCTGCATGTGGTCCCGAGGCTCGAAGAGCACCCGGTCAAACGCATGTTCGATGCCGGGTTGCTGGTAACGATCAACTCCGACGACCCGGCCTACTTCGGGGGGTACGTCGCGGAGAACTATACCGGAGTAGCTGCCGCCCTGGGATTCACGGCCGAGGCGCTCGCCACGCTCGCGCGCCATTCATTCGAGGCCTCTTTCCTCGAGGAGCCGCTTCGGCGGCGCTACCTCGCGGAAATAGACCGCGCGAGCAGAAGCGAGCTGCAGGACGCCACCTTCCCGTAG